The DNA window GTAGCTACAAGGATCTGAATGTTACGTACACGGAATTTCTGCATAACAACGTCACGTTGTTGCTGAGAAAGTTCTCCGTGCAAAGAATCTGCACTGTATCCGTCCTGAATTAGTTTATCGGCAATTTCCTGTGTTTCTTTACGTGTACGGCAAAATACAATGCCGTAAATCTGAGGATAATAGTCGGCAATACGTTTCAGCGCATGATATTTATCTTTAGCCTGAACTGTAAAATAGATATGTTTTACGTTCTTTGAACCTTCATTTTTTGTGCCGATGGTAATTTCCTTGGCATTATTCAGATAGTTCTTAGAAATACGTGCAATTTCGGGTGACATAGTTGCTGAGAACAGCAATGTATTACGATCTTTTGGTACTTCAGCCAGAATAGCATTGATGCTGTCTGTAAAGCCCATATTAAGCATTTCATCGGCTTCGTCCATAATGACGTTTTTAACCGTAGCAAGTTTTACGGTTTTTCTTTGCATTAAGTCGAGCAGACGACCAGGAGTGGCAACAATAATATGTACGCCATTCTTTAAACTTCTAATTTGACTTTCAATGGATGATCCTCCGTATACCGGAAGAACTTTTAGCCCATCAACGTATTTTGAGTAATCGTTAAGATCTCCTGCTATTTGCAGGCAAAGCTCACGTGTGGGGCAGAGGATAAGTGCCTGTGGCACTCTGCTATTTACATTAATACCTTGTATAATAGGCAGCCCAAATGCTGCTGTTTTACCTGTTCCTGTTTGTGCGAGAGCTACTACATCATTGCCTTCTCCCAGTAAATACGGTATTACTTCTTCTTGTACTGGCATGGGATTCTCATATCCCATTTCTTCAATTGCTTTAAGTATCTCCGGGGAAACGCCTAACTCTTCAAATGTCTTCATTAATTTCTTTCTCTTATTTCAATTCGGGTACAAAGATACGCATAAAGTCTGAATAATTAGTTATATTGCTGTAAAAGAATGCTTTTCGGCAATATAAATCACTTAAACATCTATAAAAATATCATAAAAACCCTTTTATTTGTATTAGAACTTTATTGTTTTAGAATAAGCTCATGTTTTCAAAATATGGCTTATCGATATTTTTCTGCAAAATCCGTTGAAATGGAATTGCTGAAACTTTTGCATACTTCTGCAGAGAAGTCTTTTCCGCACTGTATAATCTTGTCCCACATTGTCTCACTTAAATTACTAAGCTCATGATAGCTAATGCCATACTTCAAAATACCATAAATAATTCCTGCATTAAAGTTATCTCCGGCTCCAATTGTGCTTACGGCATCGATAGGTTCTACTGTGTACTCTTTCGATACTTGTTTTGATCGTAAGCTTATTGATTTATTTCCTTCTGTACAAAGGAAATTCGGGCAATAGAATTGTATTTTATTTTTATAGATTTTATCAACATCATTCAGATTGTACAAATTGATAAAATCTTCGTCGGATCCTCTGACGATATCTGCATATTCCAGATTTTCAATAATTGCGGGGGCTAACTTCATAGCTTCATATTTGTGTGTGCTACGGAAGTTTGGATCATAATAGATAATTGCTTTACGTTCTTTTGCGTAATCCAGCAGTTCTGTCATCTTATCTCTAAGAACCGGATTGAGTGCGTAAAAAGAACCGAATATAAGAATATCATCTTCGTTAATAGTGGGGAAGGCAATATCCAGACGTTGTTTGGGATAATCCTTGTAGAAAAGATACTCAGCATCATTCTTTTCGTTAAGGAAGGCTAGTGAAACAGGAGATTTTCCATCGGGGAAGATGTTGATGTGATCTGTTTTCACATTGTTTTCTTCCATGAATCTCTTGATTATGTTTCCCACTCTATCATTCCCTATTTCGCTGATAAAGCAGACATCGACATTCATCCTGCCTAGTGATATAATGCCATTAAATACAGAACCTCCCGGAACTGCCGCAGAAGGTTGTTCGTTCTGAAAAATGATGTCGAGAATAGTCTCGCCAATACCAATTACTTTTCGCATATTTCTCTTGATTTCTCGCCCAGATATCCACCATGATGGCGTTTAGAGTACTCTTCAATAGTAAAACCTGTTTGTTTCATTGTTTCTACAACCAAAATATCACCAATAACAGTCATCATTGTAGTTGAAGTTGTTGGAGTCATTCCTAATGCGCAGACTTCTTTTGGATTTCCAGTGCAAAGACAGATATCCGACTCTTGTGCTAACGGACTGTCCGGATTACCTGTTATAACGATAAACTTTAAATTAGGATTAAGAACTCTGGAAAGCTTTGTCAGCTCAACAATTTCTCTTGTTTTACCAGAATTGGAAATTAGCAATAATAAGTCATTCTTCTGAAAAATGCCCAAATCACCGTGTTGTGCTTCGCTAGGGTGAAGAAACACTGAAGGAATTCCTGTAGAGCAAAAGGTTGTAGAAATATTCATTGCAATCTGTCCGGCTTTGCCCATTCCGGTAGTTACCAGTTTTCCTCCTTTTATATGAATTTGTTCTACTATTAGTTTTACAGCTTTTTCGTAAGCATCTGTAATTGGAATATTTCTTACGGCTTCGGCTTCTTTGTTTAATAGATCTTTGATTGATTCAATCATGACTTTTTTGTTATTTGTTTAGTAGGTTGGTTAATTCTTTAAATGTATTGGCCACGTCGTAGTAAAGAGATAATTCACCTCGGGTAAATTGTTTCTCTTCAAACATCTTCAGAACAGTCAATAATTCATCATAAAAACCATTTATGTTATAAAAGATTATCTTTTTTGAATGATATCCAATGGTTGCAGAGGCCATTACATGAAAAACTTCATCCAATGTTCCTATTCCTCCCGGTAAGGCAACCATAACATCCGATTCGGCAAGTATAATATCTTTGCGATCGCTTAAATTTTTGGTATGAAGAAATCTGTCGGGGAGAGCACTCACTCTTTTGCTTTCTTCCAGTTTTGAAGGTATTACGCCAATAATGTTTCCTCCGCTTTGCTTAACGGTTTGTGCCACACATTCCATTAACCCCATGTTTGCACCACCATAAACTAGCGTTTTACCTTGTTCTCCCATCCATTTTCCCAATTCCTCAGTTTTTTGGAAATATATATCATCAATTGTTTGCGAGGCAGAACAGAAGATACCAATTTTATTCATATAAGGGCTTATCTCATTTTAATCTACAAATATCTATATTTTTCTATAAACCACAATAAGTTTTATTGTATTTTTGCATCGTTATTAAAATATGAAACAAGAAGAAAATGCATTATAATCAACATACTTTACCTAACGGATTACGTATTATTCATGCCCCGTCATTATCAAAGGTTGCTTATTGTGGATATGCTATAGATGCAGGTACCCGTGATGAAGGAGAAAACGAGCAGGGAATGGCTCATTTTGTGGAGCACCTCAGTTTTAAAGGAACTGAAAAGCGCAAGGCATGGCATATCATTAACCGGATGGAGAACGTTGGGGGCGATTTGAATGCTTATACGAATAAGGAGGAGACGGTGCTTTATTCGGCCTTTTTAACGGAACATTTCCCTCGTGCTGTTGAGTTGCTGACTGACATTGTGTTTCATTCCACTTTTCCTCAGCGCGAAATTGATAAGGAAGTAGAGGTTATTATTGATGAGATTAAGTTATATGACGATACTCCTTCAGAGCTTATCTTTGACGATTTCGAGGACTTGATCTTTAAGAACCATCCTTTGGGCAGAAATATTCTTGGAAAACCGGAGCAATTACGGAACTTTACTACTGCTGATGTATTAAATTTCACTTCGCGTTATTATCACCCCACGAATATGGTCTTTTTTGTACTGGGAAATCTCGATTTCAAGAAAGTGGTTCGGATGGTAGAAAAATCAATGCACGATGTGTCGTTTTCAGAATATAAGAATATTCGAAATTCTCCACCCGCTTATGTTCCGGAGCATTTGGTTGTTCCTAAAGACACAAATCAGGCGCATGTAATGATTGGTGGTAGGGGGTATGATGCTTATAGCGAGAAACGCACTGCTCTGTATTTTCTCAATAATATTCTTGGTGGTCCGGGAATGAATAGTAAACTAAATGTTTCTCTCCGTGAAAGAAAGGCTTTGGTTTATAGCGTAGAATCCAATCTGACTTCTTATACTGATACCGGAGTTTTCTGTATCTATTTTGGGACCGATCCTGAGGATGTGGATGCTTGTCTGAATCTCACTTATAAGGAATTGAAACATTTACGTGATGTGAAAATGACTGCCTTACAATTGAATGCGGCAAAGAAGCAATTAATTGGCCAAATAGGAGTAGCTTCAGACAACAATGAGAATAATGCGCTCGATATGGCTAAATCTTTCCTCCATTACAATAAATATGATTCACCGGAAGCCTTGTTCCTTCGCATTGAGTCTTTAACTGCCGAAGGATTATTAGAGGTAGCTAATGAGATGTTTGCAGAAGAAATGCTTTCAACCCTGATATACCGATAAGGTTTACTTACCGGTTTATTCACCAATAAAATAAATCCATTGACCAATGAATATATTTTATTGGTCAATGGATTTTATTTATAGGCCAATAATTTTTTCAGTTTTATATTTGCATCCTATAGATGTTGCGGGTAATGGTTGGATTCCGAAATATATTTTTTTATTTTCAGATAATCAATGGATTATCGCTATAGTTTTGCTTGGTCATTTCTTCTCTCCAAAAACAGATTTATTGCTAGAATAAATTAGGGGGTGTAACAAGGGGGTACCATCTGAAACGCTTTAGTAGCCGCGGTGCTAAATTTTAGCACGAGACATATAAAAGAAGTTTTCTTTAAAGTTTGTCACCACCTCTGAAATAAATGTATACAAAAACAAAAAAATCCGGATTTCAGATGATCCGGATTAACTTTTGCAGGCAATATTCTCTTATTTATTTGCATCACGTAATACAAGCAAACTCTCAGGGCCCATATTGAAAAGAAGATCAATAATGCTCAGATTGGGCAGGAAGCCGTGTCGAGCATCGAATACCTGATAATATGGATTTGCAGTAAAACCTTCTTGCGGCGCTTTTTTGGGATGTATCAGGTCTCTGAAATCAATCTCATTTGGCTGGAATGACTGTTTGTATTCTGTTGTACGCTCCATGATGGGATGAACATCAATCAACTCGCAGACAAGATTGCAGAGAGCTTCGTTGAAATCGAATAAAAACTCATGTTTCTGTTCGTAAAAAGGGGCAAAATCGTCTCGGTAATACTCAAAAAACGGAGAGCTGCTGTAGGCAGATTCAATGGCAGTCCAATGTAAATGACGCCAGTTTCCATGATCGGATATGCGAATCTCTTTCATTGGGCACTTAAGCGTTTCCGGCTTTTCGGTAGGGATTG is part of the uncultured Bacteroides sp. genome and encodes:
- a CDS encoding TIGR00730 family Rossman fold protein; translated protein: MNKIGIFCSASQTIDDIYFQKTEELGKWMGEQGKTLVYGGANMGLMECVAQTVKQSGGNIIGVIPSKLEESKRVSALPDRFLHTKNLSDRKDIILAESDVMVALPGGIGTLDEVFHVMASATIGYHSKKIIFYNINGFYDELLTVLKMFEEKQFTRGELSLYYDVANTFKELTNLLNK
- a CDS encoding SIS domain-containing protein, producing MIESIKDLLNKEAEAVRNIPITDAYEKAVKLIVEQIHIKGGKLVTTGMGKAGQIAMNISTTFCSTGIPSVFLHPSEAQHGDLGIFQKNDLLLLISNSGKTREIVELTKLSRVLNPNLKFIVITGNPDSPLAQESDICLCTGNPKEVCALGMTPTTSTTMMTVIGDILVVETMKQTGFTIEEYSKRHHGGYLGEKSREICEK
- a CDS encoding carbohydrate kinase: MRKVIGIGETILDIIFQNEQPSAAVPGGSVFNGIISLGRMNVDVCFISEIGNDRVGNIIKRFMEENNVKTDHINIFPDGKSPVSLAFLNEKNDAEYLFYKDYPKQRLDIAFPTINEDDILIFGSFYALNPVLRDKMTELLDYAKERKAIIYYDPNFRSTHKYEAMKLAPAIIENLEYADIVRGSDEDFINLYNLNDVDKIYKNKIQFYCPNFLCTEGNKSISLRSKQVSKEYTVEPIDAVSTIGAGDNFNAGIIYGILKYGISYHELSNLSETMWDKIIQCGKDFSAEVCKSFSNSISTDFAEKYR
- a CDS encoding pitrilysin family protein translates to MHYNQHTLPNGLRIIHAPSLSKVAYCGYAIDAGTRDEGENEQGMAHFVEHLSFKGTEKRKAWHIINRMENVGGDLNAYTNKEETVLYSAFLTEHFPRAVELLTDIVFHSTFPQREIDKEVEVIIDEIKLYDDTPSELIFDDFEDLIFKNHPLGRNILGKPEQLRNFTTADVLNFTSRYYHPTNMVFFVLGNLDFKKVVRMVEKSMHDVSFSEYKNIRNSPPAYVPEHLVVPKDTNQAHVMIGGRGYDAYSEKRTALYFLNNILGGPGMNSKLNVSLRERKALVYSVESNLTSYTDTGVFCIYFGTDPEDVDACLNLTYKELKHLRDVKMTALQLNAAKKQLIGQIGVASDNNENNALDMAKSFLHYNKYDSPEALFLRIESLTAEGLLEVANEMFAEEMLSTLIYR
- a CDS encoding WbqC family protein, whose translation is MKQTIYLSSAYLAPVEYYARLYSCEKAFIEQHDNYIKQTYRNRCTIASADGPLTLSIPTEKPETLKCPMKEIRISDHGNWRHLHWTAIESAYSSSPFFEYYRDDFAPFYEQKHEFLFDFNEALCNLVCELIDVHPIMERTTEYKQSFQPNEIDFRDLIHPKKAPQEGFTANPYYQVFDARHGFLPNLSIIDLLFNMGPESLLVLRDANK